The genomic window AAGGCGTCGTTGGGTTCCAGTTCGCAAGCCTTCTCGCCATGCGCGATGGCTTCGGCATGCTGGCCGGTCTTGGTGTAGACCCGTGCCAGTGCCAGGTGCGCTAACACGTACGATTCGTCTTGCTCCACGATCTTCTTCAGGCCGTCGATCGCTTGTTCGTATTGTTCCGCATCGATCAGCTTTTCGACTTCGCTGTAAGCGGCGTGGATGTCCGACATGTTTTGATTCAGAATCGAGTAAGGTAGCTACCGTCGTCAAGACGGTGAAAATTTCATTCGTTTCGCCGCCCACGCTCTGGCGAGCGTAGCTACGTTGCTCGTAGCTACCGTCGCCAGACGGTGGGCAATGCGTTTTGGTTCTGCCGTCCACGCTCTGGCGAGCGTAGCTACGTTGCTACGCTGCCAGACGATGGGGCATTACTTTACTTTTCGGCGTTCAGCGCGGCTTGAGCGGCGGCCAAGCGAGCGATCGGCACGCGGAACGGGCTGCAACTGACGTAGTCCAGGCCGACCTGATTGCAGAAATCGATCGACGAGGGGTCGCCGCCGTGTTCGCCACAGATGCCGACTTTGAGCTTCTTCTTCACGCTGCGGCCTTTGGTGACGCCCATTTCGACCAGTTGACCCACGCCGGTGGTGTCCAGCGATTGGAAGGGGTCGACGTTCAGCAGGTCGTTATCCAGGTAATCCGGAAGGAACGTGTTGACGTCGTCGCGGCTGTAGCCAAACGTCATCTGCGTCAGGTCGTTGGTGCCGAAGCTGAAGAAGTCGGCGTATTCAGCGACTTCGTCTGCGGTCAGGGCGGCGCGAGGAATTTCGATCATCGTGCCGATCAGGATATTCAGTTTGCCTTCGAATTTCTTCTGGGCAACGACTTCCTCGATCACGGCTTCGACGCGTTCCCGCAGGACCCGCAGTTCGGCAGCGGTGCCGACCAACGGAATCATGATTTCGGGCTGGGCGTCGATGTTCTTGTTGGCACAGCGGATGGCGGCTTCCACAATAGCGCGAACCTGCATTTCCAGGATTTCTGGATAGGTCACGCTCAACCGGCAGCCACGATGGCCGAGCATTGGGTTGGACTCGTGCAACGATTCGGTGCGTTGTTTAACTTCCGAAGGTTTGACGCCCAGTTCCTGAGCCATTTCTTTTTGAGCCTTGTCTTCGTGAGGCAAGAACTCGTGCAACGGCGGGTCTAGCAAGCGGACCGTAACGGGCAGTCCGTTCATGGCTTTGAAGATGCCTTCGAAGTCTTTGCGTTGGAAGGGCAGCAGCTTCTTCAGGGCAGCGCGGCGGTCTTTTTCGGTTTCCGCCAGGATCATCGCCCGCA from Roseimaritima ulvae includes these protein-coding regions:
- a CDS encoding tetratricopeptide repeat protein, coding for MSDIHAAYSEVEKLIDAEQYEQAIDGLKKIVEQDESYVLAHLALARVYTKTGQHAEAIAHGEKACELEPNDAFNFTALSVTYQRAWAGTQEQRYIQLAEDAMAKARMMEG